A genomic segment from Flavobacterium sp. 9R encodes:
- a CDS encoding pyruvate dehydrogenase complex dihydrolipoamide acetyltransferase: MATIITMPRLSDTMTEGTVATWLKKVGDKINEGDILAEIETDKATMEFESFNEGTLLYIGIPEGETAPVDSLLAIIGAEGEDVTALIAGGDTAPAPAVTEAPKEATTTPASTTSATELPKGVIVVTMPRLSDTMTEGTVATWLKKVGDTIAEGDILAEIETDKATMEFESFNSGTLLYIGIQEGNTAPVDSLLAIIGPAGTDITGVAAGFTAGGTTAAPVATETAAAPATTEKNIETVQEPSADGQRILASPLAKKLASEKGIQLSQVKGSGENGRITKSDIENFTPQANTAPQTASQQAPAAKTEAVAAPKPYIPAGQVATEEIKNSQMRKIIAKRLSESLFTAPHYNLVIEVSMDEAMKSRAVINTVPDTKVSFNDMVIKASALALKKHPKINSQWKEDAITINYHVNIGVAVAVEDGLVVPVLSFTDGMSLSQIGASVRDLAGRAKNKKLLPTEMEGSTFTISNLGMFGITEFNSIINQPNSAILSVGAIVEKPVVKNGQIVVGNTMMLSLACDHRTIDGATGAQFLQTLKQYIENPVTMLA, translated from the coding sequence ATGGCAACAATTATTACAATGCCCCGTTTGAGCGACACTATGACGGAAGGAACGGTAGCAACTTGGCTTAAAAAAGTAGGTGACAAAATAAATGAAGGAGATATTCTAGCTGAAATCGAAACAGACAAAGCTACAATGGAATTCGAATCCTTCAATGAAGGAACACTATTATATATTGGAATACCAGAAGGAGAAACTGCACCCGTAGACTCGCTACTTGCTATTATTGGAGCAGAAGGTGAAGATGTAACTGCCTTAATTGCTGGCGGAGATACTGCTCCAGCACCAGCTGTGACAGAGGCTCCAAAAGAAGCAACTACCACTCCAGCATCAACTACTAGCGCTACAGAACTTCCAAAAGGAGTAATCGTAGTAACTATGCCTCGTTTAAGCGACACTATGACCGAAGGTACCGTTGCAACTTGGTTAAAAAAAGTAGGAGACACCATTGCTGAAGGAGACATCCTAGCTGAAATCGAAACGGACAAAGCTACAATGGAGTTTGAGTCTTTCAATTCTGGAACTTTACTTTACATAGGAATTCAAGAAGGAAATACTGCACCTGTTGATAGTCTTTTGGCTATTATTGGACCTGCAGGAACTGATATTACTGGAGTAGCAGCTGGCTTTACTGCTGGCGGAACTACTGCTGCACCTGTAGCAACAGAAACAGCAGCTGCACCCGCAACTACAGAAAAAAATATTGAAACTGTTCAAGAGCCAAGTGCTGACGGACAAAGAATTTTGGCTTCCCCTTTAGCTAAAAAATTAGCTTCAGAAAAAGGAATCCAATTATCACAAGTAAAAGGAAGCGGTGAAAATGGACGTATCACAAAAAGCGATATCGAAAACTTTACACCACAAGCGAATACTGCTCCTCAAACAGCTTCACAACAAGCACCAGCTGCTAAAACAGAAGCTGTAGCAGCTCCAAAACCTTATATTCCTGCTGGTCAAGTAGCAACAGAAGAAATTAAGAATTCGCAAATGCGTAAGATTATTGCAAAACGTTTATCAGAATCTTTGTTCACAGCACCTCATTACAATTTGGTAATTGAAGTGAGTATGGACGAAGCTATGAAATCAAGAGCCGTAATCAATACTGTGCCAGATACCAAAGTTTCTTTTAACGATATGGTTATTAAAGCAAGTGCTTTGGCATTAAAAAAACATCCAAAAATCAATTCACAGTGGAAAGAGGATGCTATCACTATCAACTATCACGTAAATATTGGTGTAGCAGTAGCTGTTGAAGATGGTTTAGTTGTTCCTGTATTATCTTTTACTGACGGTATGAGTTTATCACAAATTGGTGCTAGTGTAAGAGATTTAGCAGGAAGAGCAAAAAACAAAAAATTATTACCAACTGAAATGGAAGGAAGTACTTTTACCATTTCTAACTTAGGTATGTTTGGAATTACTGAATTCAACTCTATCATCAATCAACCAAATTCAGCTATTCTTTCAGTTGGAGCAATCGTTGAAAAACCTGTAGTGAAAAATGGACAAATTGTAGTTGGTAACACTATGATGTTATCGTTAGCATGTGACCATAGAACTATTGATGGAGCGACAGGCGCTCAGTTTTTACAAACATTAAAACAATACATTGAAAACCCAGTAACTATGTTAGCATAA
- the pdhA gene encoding pyruvate dehydrogenase (acetyl-transferring) E1 component subunit alpha, whose protein sequence is MKEVTKEVYLKWYEDMLLWRKFEDKLAALYIQQKIRGFLHLYNGQEAVLAGALHAMDLTKDKMITAYRNHVQPIGMGVDPRRVMAELLGKATGTSKGMGGSMHIFSKEHRFYGGHGIVGGQIPLGAGLAFGDKYNNTGGVTLTYFGDGAARQGSLHEAFNMAMLWKLPVVFIVENNGYAMGTSVERTANHSDIWKLGLGYEMPCGPVDGMNPVKVAEAMTEAIERARRGDGPTFLEMKTYRYRGHSMSDAQLYRSKEEIEEYKKIDPITQVLDVIMDQKYATEEEIEVIDQRVKDLVEECVKFSEESPYPELQQLYDMVYEEENYPFIPHKL, encoded by the coding sequence ATGAAAGAAGTTACGAAAGAAGTATATTTAAAGTGGTATGAAGACATGCTTCTTTGGAGAAAGTTTGAAGACAAACTAGCTGCTCTATACATACAACAAAAAATAAGAGGTTTTCTTCATTTGTACAATGGTCAAGAAGCCGTTTTAGCAGGAGCACTCCACGCTATGGATTTGACAAAAGACAAAATGATTACCGCCTATAGAAACCACGTACAACCAATCGGAATGGGTGTGGACCCAAGAAGAGTAATGGCTGAACTTCTAGGTAAGGCTACAGGTACTTCAAAAGGTATGGGAGGCTCTATGCACATTTTCTCAAAAGAACACCGTTTCTACGGAGGACATGGAATTGTAGGAGGACAAATCCCATTAGGAGCTGGTTTAGCTTTTGGAGACAAATACAACAATACAGGAGGAGTTACTCTTACTTACTTTGGAGACGGAGCTGCTCGCCAAGGTTCACTCCACGAAGCGTTCAATATGGCAATGCTATGGAAATTACCTGTAGTTTTCATTGTAGAAAATAATGGATATGCAATGGGTACTTCAGTAGAAAGAACTGCCAATCACTCTGACATTTGGAAACTAGGATTAGGTTACGAAATGCCTTGCGGACCTGTTGACGGAATGAACCCGGTGAAAGTAGCCGAAGCAATGACAGAAGCTATCGAAAGAGCAAGACGTGGTGACGGACCAACATTCTTAGAAATGAAAACATACCGTTACAGAGGACATTCAATGTCTGATGCTCAATTGTATCGTTCTAAAGAAGAAATCGAAGAATACAAAAAAATAGATCCAATTACTCAAGTTTTAGATGTAATTATGGATCAAAAATACGCAACAGAGGAAGAAATCGAAGTAATTGACCAACGTGTAAAAGATTTAGTAGAAGAGTGTGTAAAATTCTCAGAAGAATCTCCATACCCAGAACTACAACAGTTATACGATATGGTATACGAAGAAGAAAACTATCCATTCATCCCTCACAAATTATAA
- the cdd gene encoding cytidine deaminase yields MKEINITTSFKQFESITELPAEIQELMHEAITIRKNAYAPYSNFRVGAALLLENNKVVCGSNQENAAYPSGLCAERVAIFYAGANYPGVRINKMAITAASDTNPTTEPIPPCGACRQSIAEYEIKQDQPIEIYFMGETGVIYQSNSLKNLLPFMFNKKFL; encoded by the coding sequence ATGAAAGAAATTAACATTACTACCTCATTCAAACAGTTTGAGAGCATAACAGAACTGCCAGCTGAGATTCAGGAATTAATGCACGAAGCGATTACTATCCGCAAAAACGCTTATGCTCCCTATTCGAATTTTAGAGTGGGAGCGGCTTTACTTTTGGAGAACAACAAAGTAGTTTGTGGTTCTAATCAAGAAAATGCAGCCTATCCATCTGGTCTTTGTGCAGAACGTGTCGCTATTTTTTATGCTGGAGCTAATTATCCTGGAGTAAGAATAAATAAAATGGCTATTACGGCAGCTTCTGACACCAACCCTACTACTGAACCTATCCCTCCATGTGGCGCTTGTAGACAATCCATAGCCGAATATGAAATCAAACAAGACCAACCTATCGAAATTTATTTTATGGGAGAAACAGGTGTAATCTACCAGTCTAATTCACTTAAAAACCTGCTCCCTTTTATGTTTAACAAAAAATTCCTCTAA
- the porV gene encoding type IX secretion system outer membrane channel protein PorV: protein MKKLILIFICVVTTNAIAQDRAITTGVPFLQIAADARAAGMGDIGVATSPDTYSQQWNPAKYAFATDKQGFSVSYTPYLIDIVNDISLGQATYYNRFNDRSAFAGSVRYFSLGEIELRDDANSIPNIVKPSEFALDLSYSLHLSDYFSMAVAGRFISSNLGITTNGQSLSAANSFAVDIAGYYQSEEIAYSDFNGRWRGGFNFQNLGPKINYDLTESEESTNFLPSNLKIGGGFDFILDEYNKIGVNLEFNKLLVPTPQFESTDTTDETIQKREDYRKIGWASGIFKSFGDAPGGFSEELKEVTYALGAEYEYQDSFSLRSGYFHESDEKGARKFFSLGAGFKYNVVKVDVSYLFSASKVKNPLENTLRFSLTFNFGDKYENY from the coding sequence ATGAAGAAATTAATTTTGATTTTTATTTGCGTTGTAACAACCAATGCAATAGCACAAGATAGAGCAATCACAACAGGAGTCCCTTTTTTACAAATAGCAGCCGATGCAAGAGCAGCAGGTATGGGAGACATTGGAGTAGCTACTTCACCAGACACTTATTCACAACAATGGAATCCTGCCAAATATGCATTTGCCACTGACAAACAAGGATTTTCTGTAAGCTACACACCTTATCTTATTGACATTGTTAATGATATTTCATTAGGGCAAGCAACCTATTACAATCGTTTTAATGACAGAAGCGCTTTTGCCGGAAGTGTAAGATACTTCAGCCTTGGTGAGATAGAGCTTAGAGACGATGCAAACAGCATACCGAATATTGTAAAACCATCAGAATTCGCTCTAGATTTGTCCTATTCTTTGCACTTAAGCGATTATTTTTCAATGGCTGTTGCTGGGCGATTCATAAGTTCAAACCTTGGGATAACCACTAATGGTCAAAGTCTTTCGGCTGCAAATTCTTTTGCTGTAGACATTGCCGGGTACTATCAATCTGAGGAAATAGCCTATTCGGACTTTAACGGAAGATGGAGAGGTGGTTTTAATTTTCAGAATTTAGGACCAAAAATTAATTATGATTTAACGGAATCTGAAGAAAGCACAAATTTTTTGCCGTCTAACTTAAAAATCGGAGGAGGTTTTGATTTTATTTTAGATGAATACAACAAAATTGGTGTGAATCTAGAATTCAATAAATTATTAGTTCCAACACCTCAATTCGAAAGTACAGATACCACCGATGAAACTATTCAAAAAAGAGAAGACTATCGCAAAATAGGATGGGCTTCTGGTATTTTTAAATCTTTTGGTGATGCACCAGGAGGCTTCAGTGAAGAACTAAAAGAAGTTACCTACGCATTGGGAGCCGAATACGAATACCAAGATTCATTCTCATTGCGTTCTGGATATTTTCACGAAAGTGACGAAAAAGGCGCAAGAAAGTTTTTCTCTCTTGGAGCTGGTTTCAAATATAACGTAGTCAAAGTAGATGTATCCTATTTATTTTCCGCATCAAAAGTTAAAAATCCTTTAGAAAATACCTTACGCTTTTCTTTAACCTTTAATTTTGGCGACAAATACGAAAATTATTAG